A genomic window from Nicotiana sylvestris chromosome 11, ASM39365v2, whole genome shotgun sequence includes:
- the LOC138881497 gene encoding uncharacterized protein: protein MWALKKLNLYWDVAANLRVTHLNELYEFRYHAYTSSSLYKEKMKYIHDKYIWNKELKEGDLLCCLIHVVGVTPFGALDLKNKNDEVFRVNVHRVKHYLGNVDDGHVVVIDVICLLTRFEVCCRNEYALQELC from the exons ATGTGGGCgttaaagaagttgaatctttATTGGGATGTTGCCGCCAACTTGAGGGTGACACACTTGAATGAGTTGTATGAGTTCCGGTACCATGCATACAcaagctcgtccttgtacaaagagaagatgaaatatattcatgacaagtacatttggaacaaagagttAAAAGAGGGCGATCTTTTGTGTTGTTTAATTCACG ttgtgggtgtgacaccctttggtgcattggacttgaagaacaaaaatgatgaGGTGTTTCGAGTCAATGTTCACCGGGTGAAGCATTATTTGGGAAATGTTGATGATGGCCACGTTGTAGTG aTAGATGTTATTTGTTTGCTAACTAGATTTGAAGTATGTTGCAGGAACGAGTATGCTTTACAGGAATTGTGCTAA